The following are from one region of the Vitis riparia cultivar Riparia Gloire de Montpellier isolate 1030 chromosome 9, EGFV_Vit.rip_1.0, whole genome shotgun sequence genome:
- the LOC117922532 gene encoding probable inactive nicotinamidase At3g16190, producing the protein MVDTRKHTALLVVDMQKDFLDEDRPISLEGGKAIIPSVIKAVEVARELGILVVWVVREHDPLGRDVEVFRRNFYGPGKLSPATKGSEGAELVDGLVIKEGDYKLVKTRFSAFFATHLHSLLQSNGINSVVVVGVQTPNCIRQTAFDAVSLDYQSVTVIVDATAAATPDIHLANILDMKNVGVATPTLQEWCQSNA; encoded by the exons ATGGTAGATACGCGAAAGCACACTGCTCTTCTCGTCGTTGACATGCag AAAGATTTCCTGGACGAGGATAGGCCGATTAGCTTAGAGGGAGGCAAAGCAATAATTCCATCTGTTATCAAGGCAGTTGAGGTGGCTAGGGAGCTGGGCATCCTTGTAGTTTGG GTTGTTCGGGAGCATGATCCACTGGGAAGAGATGTCGAAGTCTTCCGCAGAAACTTCTACGGTCCTGGGAAATTAAGTCCAGCCACTAAGGGAAGTGAGGGGGCCGAACTGGTCGATGGCCTGGTGATCAAGGAGGGGGATTATAAGCTGGTGAAGACGCGTTTCAGTGCCTTCTTTGCTACCCATCTTCATTCATTACTTCAGAGCAACGGCATTAACAGTGTAGTAGTCGTTG GTGTGCAAACTCCAAACTGCATTAGGCAGACGGCCTTCGATGCTGTGTCATTGGATTATCAGTCTGTTACTGTAATTGTCGATGCCACCGCTGCTGCCACACCTGACATTCATCTTG CCAACATACTTGACATGAAAAATGTGGGAGTTGCAACCCCAACATTACAGGAATGGTGCCAGTCCAATGCTTGA
- the LOC117921622 gene encoding probable inactive nicotinamidase At3g16190 has product MANTRKHTALLVIDMQKDFVEEDGLTRVDGGKAIVPSVIKAVEVARELGIFVVWVVREHDPLGRDVELFRRHFYGPGKIGPVSEGSVGAELVDGLVIKEGDYKLVKTRFSAFFATHLHSFLQSNGINSVVIVGVQTPNCIRQTVFDAVALDYQSVTVIVDATAAATPDIHFANIRDMKNVGVATPTLQEWRESNA; this is encoded by the exons ATGGCAAATACAAGAAAGCACACTGCTCTTCTCGTCATTGACATGCAG AAAGATTTCGTGGAAGAGGATGGGCTGACGAGAGTAGATGGAGGCAAAGCAATAGTTCCATCTGTTATCAAGGCAGTGGAGGTGGCCAGGGAGCTTGGCATCTTTGTAGTTTGG GTTGTTCGGGAGCATGATCCACTGGGAAGAGATGTTGAGCTCTTCCGCAGACACTTCTATGGTCCTGGGAAAATAGGTCCAGTCAGTGAGGGGAGTGTGGGAGCAGAACTGGTTGATGGCCTTGTGATCAAGGAAGGGGATTATAAGCTGGTGAAGACACGATTCAGTGCATTCTTTGCTACCCATCTTCATTCATTCCTCCAGAGTAACGGGATTAATAGTGTAGTTATAGTTG GTGTTCAAACTCCAAATTGCATTAGACAGACGGTCTTTGATGCAGTAGCATTGGATTATCAATCTGTTACTGTAATTGTTGATGCCACTGCTGCTGCCACACCTGACATACATTTTG CCAATATACGCGACATGAAAAATGTGGGAGTCGCAACCCCAACGTTACAGGAATGGCGTGAGTCCAATGCTTGA
- the LOC117922289 gene encoding protein NRT1/ PTR FAMILY 1.2, with the protein MEVEANSEQRKMSQRAKGGLITMPFIIANEAFEKVASYGLLPNMILYLIQDYHLGVAKGTNIIFLWSAATNFLPVVGAFLSDSYLGRFLTIGLGSITSLLGMILLWLTAMIPKTKPPHCDLLTQSCKAPTAAQFVLLYSSFALMSIGAGGVRPCSLAFGADQLDKRDNPKNERVLESFFSWYYASAALSVVIALTGIVYIQVHLGWRVGFGVPAILMFFAALLFFLASPFYIKQKASRSLLTGFVQVLVVSYKNRKLAFPPRNTDGWYHYSKDSKLVVPTDRLRFLNKACIIRSPERDINSDGLASNPWSLCTVDQVEELKALIKVIPMWSTGIMMSINTSNSSFPVLQANSMDRHVFSTFQIPAGSYAMFLVIVLFLWVALYDRVILPLASKVRGKRVRLGVKQRMGIGLFLSCLGMVVAAIVENVRRRKAIRQGLLNNPQTLVGMSAMWLVPQYCLYGLAEAFNAIGQTEFYYSEFPKSMSSIAAALFGLGMAVANLLASVTLSAVNHLTSRGGKESWVSNNINKGHYDNYYWLLAIMSAINVLYYLVCSYFYGPCVEQGTKVSDEGKSMEGENELSKLSNGARDEVESLKDDEKLSKFKDEVEGLKDEEELSKLRQSPS; encoded by the exons ATGGAAGTGGAGGCTAATTCTGAGCAGAGAAAGATGAGCCAGAGAGCAAAGGGTGGCCTCATAACCATGCCATTCATCATAG CTAATGAGGCCTTTGAGAAGGTGGCGAGTTATGGGTTGTTGCCAAATATGATACTGTATCTGATCCAAGACTATCACTTGGGGGTAGCCAAAGGGACCAATATAATCTTTCTCTGGTCTGCTGCTACCAATTTCTTGCCTGTTGTTGGGGCTTTCCTCTCTGATTCCTATCTGGGTCGGTTTCTGACCATTGGCTTGGGTTCCATCACCAGTCTCTTG GGAATGATCCTGCTATGGTTAACAGCCATGATTCCCAAAACAAAACCTCCCCACTGTGACCTGTTAACCCAGAGCTGCAAAGCCCCAACAGCTGCCCAATTCGTTCTACTATATTCCTCCTTTGCCCTCATGTCCATTGGAGCTGGTGGCGTTAGGCCATGTTCATTGGCTTTCGGCGCTGATCAGCTGGACAAAAGAGATAACCCTAAAAATGAGAGGGTCTTAGAGAGCTTCTTCAGCTGGTATTATGCCTCAGCAGCTCTTTCTGTGGTGATTGCTCTCACGGGTATTGTTTATATTCAAGTTCACTTGGGATGGAGAGTAGGGTTTGGTGTTCCTGCAATTCTCATGTTTTTTGCAGCCCTCTTGTTTTTCCTTGCTTCTCCCTTTTACATCAAGCAAAAGGCCAGCAGAAGTTTGCTCACTGGTTTTGTGCAAGTGCTCGTGGTTTCttataagaatagaaaacttGCATTCCCACCTCGGAACACTGATGGGTGGTACCATTATAGCAAGGACTCAAAGCTTGTTGTTCCCACCGACAGATTGAg GTTTTTAAATAAAGCTTGCATCATTAGAAGCCCTGAACGAGACATAAATTCAGATGGATTGGCTTCAAATCCATGGAGCCTTTGCACGGTGGACCAAGTGGAAGAGCTAAAAGCACTGATCAAAGTCATCCCAATGTGGTCAACTGGGATTATGATGTCCATTAACACATCCAATAGTTCCTTTCCAGTACTGCAGGCCAACTCCATGGACAGACATGTATTTTCAACTTTCCAGATCCCAGCAGGATCTTATGCAATGTTCCTCGTCATTGTTCTTTTTCTATGGGTTGCTCTCTATGATCGTGTAATCCTTCCCCTAGCATCAAAGGTCAGAGGAAAACGCGTGCGGCTTGGTGTAAAACAAAGAATGGGAATCGGGCTATTTCTTTCTTGCCTTGGCATGGTAGTTGCAGCAATTGTTGAGAATGTTCGACGAAGAAAAGCAATCCGACAAGGGCTTCTAAACAATCCACAAACACTGGTGGGCATGTCAGCTATGTGGCTTGTGCCACAATATTGCTTGTATGGCTTAGCCGAAGCTTTTAACGCAATAGGCCAAACAGAGTTCTACTATTCTGAGTTCCCCAAAAGCATGTCGAGCATCGCTGCAGCCCTATTCGGCCTGGGGATGGCTGTGGCCAACTTGTTAGCAAGTGTTACACTCAGCGCGGTCAATCATCTCACTTCAAGAGGGGGAAAAGAGAGTTGGGTCTCCAACAACATCAACAAAGGTcattatgataattattattgGCTTCTTGCTATAATGAGTGCAATCAACGTGCTATACTATCTTGTTTGTAGTTATTTTTATGGACCCTGTGTCGAACAAGGGACCAAGGTTAGCGACGAAGGAAAAAGCATGGAGGGAGAAAATGAGTTGTCGAAACTAAGCAATGGGGCCAGGGATGAAGTGGAAAGCTTGAAGGATGATGAAAAGTTATCAAAATTTAAGGATGAGGTTGAAGGCTTGAAGGATGAAGAAGAGCTATCCAAATTGAGGCAATCACCATCTTGA